Proteins from a genomic interval of Leifsonia shinshuensis:
- a CDS encoding response regulator transcription factor has product MPNAGTRLLVAEDEAPLADLLSRGLASEGYHVDVVHDGASALTFLEQGNYDVLLLDRDLPILHGDIVARSLRDSGSSVRVLMLTAAAESADQIAGLELGADDYLAKPFDYDVLLARLRALTRRLTGREGGYRRGGLRLSPGAHLAWCDEQPVHLRPKEFAVLAELLRANGDAVGLVALLDAGWGSDVDVDEAVVKTVVHSLRKKVGASRIVTVHGVGYRIA; this is encoded by the coding sequence ATGCCGAATGCCGGAACCCGGTTGCTCGTTGCGGAGGACGAGGCTCCTCTCGCGGATCTCTTGAGCAGAGGGCTCGCGAGCGAGGGCTATCACGTCGACGTCGTGCATGACGGCGCGAGCGCGCTGACGTTCCTCGAACAGGGCAACTACGACGTGCTGCTGCTCGACCGCGACCTGCCGATCCTTCACGGCGACATCGTGGCTCGATCGCTGCGGGACTCCGGGAGCTCCGTCCGCGTGCTGATGCTCACGGCGGCTGCCGAGAGTGCGGACCAGATCGCCGGCCTCGAGCTCGGCGCGGACGACTATCTCGCCAAGCCGTTCGACTATGACGTGCTGCTCGCCCGTCTCCGGGCCCTCACCCGTCGGCTCACCGGCCGGGAGGGCGGCTACCGACGCGGCGGACTCCGCCTCTCGCCGGGGGCGCATCTCGCCTGGTGCGACGAGCAGCCGGTGCATCTGCGGCCCAAGGAGTTCGCCGTGCTCGCCGAGCTCCTCCGTGCGAACGGCGACGCCGTCGGCCTGGTCGCACTGCTCGACGCGGGCTGGGGCTCCGACGTGGACGTGGACGAGGCGGTCGTGAAGACCGTCGTGCACTCGCTCCGCAAGAAGGTCGGTGCTTCGCGGATCGTGACGGTGCACGGCGTGGGCTACCGGATCGCCTGA
- a CDS encoding DUF5666 domain-containing protein: MNTNDADTGADTNADNGSAGDAGDAGRRDDAVGADGATEAAGARGAEHSGGEGYSGGPGDGGQGDAQSVGDDHPTEPLPWWMVRPEAQGDVTEPLPEAQGDVTEPLPAVAAGGAGAARGTPTAAAPAGNAAPAAETAAPTATGPGRAVTDAMKSAGQPRGSFVRRHALGLSLAAAALAIIAVAGGTAWGVSAAVSGSDAAAPAAMSTAAHAKKGTGAAKQKHTRAAVGTVTAISGGTWTIRSAAGATVTVTVGSSTAFGTAKQPATASSFAVGDRIGVIGTRSGDTVTATRIVHLAAGKRGGGSTSTATAGPNA, translated from the coding sequence ATGAACACGAACGACGCCGACACGGGTGCCGATACGAACGCCGACAACGGCTCCGCGGGCGACGCGGGGGACGCCGGACGGAGGGACGACGCCGTGGGGGCGGACGGAGCCACGGAGGCAGCGGGCGCACGGGGCGCCGAGCACTCCGGGGGCGAGGGGTACTCCGGAGGACCGGGGGACGGTGGACAGGGGGACGCGCAGAGCGTCGGCGACGACCACCCGACCGAGCCGCTGCCGTGGTGGATGGTGCGGCCGGAGGCGCAGGGCGACGTGACGGAGCCGCTCCCGGAGGCGCAGGGCGACGTGACCGAGCCGCTTCCGGCGGTCGCAGCCGGCGGAGCGGGCGCCGCGCGGGGCACGCCCACGGCAGCGGCCCCCGCCGGGAACGCTGCCCCCGCAGCGGAGACCGCAGCGCCGACCGCGACCGGGCCGGGGAGGGCGGTCACGGACGCGATGAAGTCGGCCGGCCAACCCCGCGGATCGTTCGTGCGCCGGCATGCGCTCGGGCTCTCCCTGGCGGCCGCGGCGCTCGCGATCATCGCGGTCGCCGGCGGGACGGCGTGGGGCGTGTCGGCGGCGGTCAGCGGCTCGGACGCCGCGGCCCCCGCAGCGATGAGCACGGCCGCCCACGCCAAGAAGGGCACGGGCGCGGCAAAGCAGAAGCACACCCGCGCGGCGGTCGGCACCGTCACGGCCATCTCCGGCGGCACCTGGACGATCCGGTCCGCGGCCGGCGCGACCGTCACCGTGACCGTCGGCTCCTCGACCGCCTTCGGCACCGCGAAGCAGCCGGCAACCGCCTCCTCGTTCGCCGTCGGCGACCGCATCGGCGTGATCGGGACCCGCAGCGGCGACACGGTCACCGCCACCCGCATCGTTCACCTCGCGGCGGGGAAGCGCGGCGGCGGCTCCACCTCGACGGCGACAGCCGGCCCGAACGCGTGA
- a CDS encoding alpha/beta fold hydrolase gives MPPLASADDGVPIAFEEHGTGVPLLLIAGQATGMHGWGPFADALAEDHRVIVFDHRGIGASGAGDPAGYSTRQFADDALAVLDEAGVAAAHVVGHSMGGRVAQWLAAEHPSRVRRLVLIGTTASDRAGGTADRRDPRVVADLLSGDRARMLPLFFDADWAAAHPQAVTGFFDRVASREALRGHFAASRDHDARAALGRIRAETLVIHGREDALTPVAHARLLADGIPRARLLELDARHGLHLDTPEVLAAVRAFLALR, from the coding sequence GTGCCCCCTCTCGCCTCCGCCGACGACGGTGTCCCGATCGCCTTCGAGGAGCACGGGACCGGCGTCCCGCTGCTCCTGATCGCCGGGCAGGCCACGGGGATGCACGGCTGGGGTCCGTTCGCGGACGCGCTGGCGGAGGATCATCGCGTCATCGTCTTCGACCATCGCGGCATCGGCGCCAGCGGCGCCGGCGACCCGGCCGGCTACAGCACGCGCCAGTTCGCCGACGACGCGCTGGCGGTCCTCGACGAGGCCGGCGTCGCCGCCGCGCACGTCGTCGGGCACTCGATGGGCGGGCGCGTCGCGCAGTGGCTGGCGGCCGAGCACCCGTCACGGGTCCGCAGGCTCGTGCTCATCGGCACGACCGCGAGCGACCGCGCGGGCGGCACGGCCGACCGGCGCGATCCGCGCGTGGTCGCGGACCTGCTGAGCGGCGACCGGGCGCGGATGCTGCCGCTGTTCTTCGACGCGGACTGGGCGGCCGCGCACCCGCAGGCCGTGACCGGCTTCTTCGACCGGGTCGCGTCGCGGGAGGCGCTGCGCGGGCACTTCGCCGCGAGCCGCGACCACGACGCCCGCGCGGCGCTGGGCCGGATCCGCGCGGAGACGCTGGTGATCCACGGACGGGAGGACGCGCTCACGCCCGTCGCCCACGCGCGGCTGCTCGCCGACGGGATCCCGCGGGCGCGGCTGCTGGAGCTGGACGCCCGGCACGGCCTGCACCTGGACACGCCGGAGGTCCTGGCCGCGGTGCGCGCCTTCCTCGCGCTCCGCTGA
- a CDS encoding OmpA family protein, translating into MRAARGVSVRRPRARSLRTAVAVAAVLAAGAGLAACTSATAAGQACDQSNKRNLGVVAGSTANAPAITVPASATAQLKAVGATNGSVTVVVPSGTPQTMGTTSLGSTAQDAIVCQNDQRTKLTQIGAYLAGLKAATPEVDFLGAIGQAARDLGDHPMGVLVIGSGLQTADPLNFAGSGLLYADPAQVVSDLRSRNLLPTDLKGVTVYWSGLGDTAGAQQPLTVPARSNLAAIWTAVVKAAGGTLSLLPEPASGPAAAGLPAVTPVPVEAVATKTDWSHPVVIRNSDLHFVKDTATFSDPSAAQQLLSTLAPSIEQSSGVITITGTASKDQATNNTADTALSLRRANAVKAALVALGVPEAKLATAGVGFQWCGWQSETDASGSYSDALAEQNRSVILTSAGVSLCG; encoded by the coding sequence ATGAGGGCCGCTCGTGGCGTGAGCGTCCGGCGTCCCCGTGCCCGGTCGCTCCGCACCGCGGTCGCGGTTGCTGCCGTGCTCGCCGCCGGGGCCGGCCTCGCCGCCTGCACCTCGGCGACGGCCGCCGGCCAGGCCTGCGACCAGTCGAACAAGCGGAACCTCGGCGTCGTGGCCGGCAGCACGGCGAACGCCCCGGCGATCACCGTGCCCGCCAGCGCGACCGCCCAGCTGAAGGCGGTCGGGGCCACCAACGGCAGCGTGACGGTCGTCGTCCCGTCGGGGACGCCGCAGACGATGGGCACGACGTCGCTCGGCTCGACCGCGCAGGACGCGATCGTCTGCCAGAACGACCAGCGCACCAAGCTCACCCAGATCGGCGCCTACCTGGCCGGGCTCAAGGCCGCGACCCCGGAGGTGGACTTCCTCGGGGCGATCGGCCAGGCCGCCCGCGACCTGGGCGACCACCCGATGGGCGTCCTGGTCATCGGCAGCGGCCTGCAGACCGCCGACCCGCTGAACTTCGCCGGCAGCGGCCTGCTCTACGCCGATCCGGCCCAGGTGGTCTCCGACCTGCGCTCGCGGAACCTGCTCCCGACGGACCTCAAGGGCGTCACGGTCTACTGGTCCGGCCTCGGGGACACCGCGGGCGCCCAGCAGCCGCTGACCGTACCGGCGCGCAGCAACCTGGCCGCCATCTGGACCGCGGTCGTGAAGGCCGCCGGAGGAACGCTCTCGCTGCTCCCCGAGCCGGCCTCGGGCCCGGCCGCGGCGGGGCTGCCGGCCGTCACTCCCGTGCCGGTGGAGGCCGTGGCGACCAAGACGGACTGGTCGCACCCGGTCGTCATCCGCAACAGCGACCTCCACTTCGTCAAGGACACCGCGACGTTCTCGGACCCCTCCGCCGCCCAGCAGCTCCTGTCCACGCTGGCGCCGTCGATCGAGCAGAGCAGCGGCGTCATCACGATCACCGGCACGGCGTCCAAGGACCAGGCCACGAACAACACCGCCGACACAGCGCTGTCGTTGCGGCGCGCGAACGCGGTGAAGGCGGCACTCGTGGCCCTCGGCGTCCCGGAGGCGAAGCTGGCGACGGCCGGCGTGGGCTTCCAGTGGTGCGGCTGGCAGAGCGAGACGGACGCCTCCGGCTCCTACTCCGACGCCCTCGCCGAGCAGAACCGCTCGGTGATCCTGACCTCCGCGGGCGTCTCGCTCTGCGGGTGA
- a CDS encoding ABC transporter ATP-binding protein, producing METVLELRDVTFRREGRHILEDIGFRVRAGEHWALLGPNGAGKSTVLGFCGAVAFPTSGTVDVLGRRLGRVELQELRRHIGHVNPRHPVRSPLTVTEVVLTGITGTLEPPMRWEPAAAEVARARELIVAIGLDDRRDARWPTLSQGERGRALIARALVSEPHLLLLDEPTTGLDVAAREQLLETIDGLSVAVPDLASVLVTHHLEELPETTSHALLLSHGRIVAAGPIEEAVTTETVTAAFEHPIRVERADGRWSARAVRSERSPA from the coding sequence ATGGAGACGGTGCTCGAACTGCGCGATGTGACCTTCCGGCGCGAGGGGCGCCACATCCTGGAGGACATCGGCTTCCGGGTCCGCGCGGGCGAGCACTGGGCGCTGCTCGGGCCGAACGGCGCGGGCAAGAGCACGGTCCTCGGCTTCTGCGGCGCCGTCGCGTTCCCCACCTCCGGCACCGTCGACGTGCTCGGCAGGCGGCTCGGCCGCGTCGAACTGCAGGAGCTCCGCCGGCACATCGGCCACGTGAACCCGCGGCACCCGGTGCGGTCGCCGCTCACGGTGACGGAGGTCGTCCTCACCGGGATCACCGGCACCCTGGAACCGCCGATGCGCTGGGAGCCGGCCGCGGCGGAGGTCGCCCGCGCCCGGGAGCTCATCGTCGCCATCGGGCTCGACGACCGCCGCGACGCCCGCTGGCCGACCCTCTCGCAGGGCGAGCGCGGCCGCGCGCTGATCGCCCGGGCGCTCGTCTCCGAACCGCACCTGCTGCTCCTGGACGAGCCGACCACCGGGCTGGACGTCGCGGCCCGCGAGCAGCTCCTGGAGACGATCGACGGACTCTCCGTCGCGGTCCCCGATCTCGCCAGCGTGCTCGTCACGCACCACCTGGAGGAGCTGCCGGAGACCACATCGCACGCCCTGCTGCTCTCGCACGGCCGAATCGTCGCGGCCGGCCCGATCGAGGAGGCCGTGACGACCGAGACGGTGACCGCCGCCTTCGAGCACCCGATCCGGGTGGAGCGCGCCGACGGCCGCTGGAGCGCGCGGGCCGTCCGGAGCGAGCGCAGCCCGGCGTGA
- a CDS encoding sensor histidine kinase, with the protein MRRLWQRLGYRRQLAVTTGGIVLAGGAILLITQYLVLQRLLAEAVTEQNRQAESSRSSAGLESAEDPPASPLITHGPRWTQEDPVVSEVLAGMLWWSGFILALATAVAIVGSRLVSKAPFRRIASVTSATNAITERDLSKRLHLDGPDDEITRLGSAIDAMVERLEGAFLRQEAFIANASHELRTPLTTARVALQLAIREQRVPADLRPDIDRIFAANRRLEELVDALLIVAQGRALADLPRSPVELAALIRRTVADCADPAARRELAVSCELPSAPVTVTGNPSLLQSLVANLVGNAIRHNVDRGFVRIRVSADHERVDLVVENSGPIELTAEQVAHLSEPFHRGDRSRLRPDDGGDAGSGLGLTLVESIATLHGGAVSLTARRGGGLTAAVALPTSPRRAPEGEVTAR; encoded by the coding sequence ATGCGGAGACTCTGGCAGCGGTTGGGGTATCGTCGGCAGCTCGCCGTCACCACCGGCGGGATCGTGCTGGCGGGCGGCGCGATCCTGCTCATCACCCAGTACCTCGTGCTCCAGCGACTCCTCGCAGAGGCGGTGACCGAGCAGAACCGACAGGCCGAATCCTCGCGCAGCAGCGCCGGCCTCGAATCGGCCGAGGACCCACCGGCGTCCCCGCTCATCACGCACGGTCCGCGCTGGACCCAGGAGGATCCGGTCGTCTCGGAGGTTCTCGCGGGCATGCTGTGGTGGTCCGGGTTCATCCTGGCCCTCGCGACAGCCGTCGCGATCGTCGGCTCGAGGCTGGTGTCCAAGGCTCCGTTCAGACGGATCGCGTCGGTGACGAGCGCGACCAACGCGATCACCGAGCGCGACCTCTCGAAGCGGCTGCACCTGGACGGTCCGGACGATGAGATCACGCGGCTCGGTTCGGCGATCGACGCGATGGTGGAACGTCTCGAGGGAGCGTTCCTGCGGCAGGAGGCGTTCATCGCGAACGCGTCGCATGAGCTCCGCACGCCGCTCACCACCGCACGGGTGGCTCTGCAGCTCGCCATCCGCGAGCAGCGGGTGCCCGCCGACCTGCGACCCGACATCGACAGGATCTTCGCGGCCAACCGCCGGCTGGAGGAGCTTGTCGACGCGCTTCTCATCGTCGCCCAGGGACGCGCGCTCGCCGACCTGCCTCGCAGCCCTGTCGAGCTCGCTGCCCTGATCCGGCGTACGGTCGCCGACTGCGCGGACCCGGCCGCACGCCGGGAGCTGGCGGTGAGCTGCGAGCTCCCGTCCGCCCCTGTGACCGTCACCGGCAATCCGTCGCTCCTCCAGTCTCTGGTGGCGAACCTCGTCGGGAACGCGATCCGGCACAACGTCGATCGAGGCTTCGTGCGAATCCGCGTGTCCGCGGACCATGAACGCGTCGACCTCGTTGTGGAGAACTCCGGCCCCATCGAACTGACGGCCGAGCAGGTCGCCCACCTCAGCGAGCCGTTCCACCGCGGCGACCGCTCGCGACTGCGCCCCGACGACGGGGGCGACGCGGGAAGCGGACTCGGGCTGACCCTCGTGGAGAGCATCGCCACCCTGCACGGCGGCGCGGTCTCCCTCACAGCGCGGAGAGGCGGCGGGCTGACGGCGGCGGTCGCGCTGCCGACGAGCCCACGCCGGGCGCCCGAGGGCGAGGTAACAGCGAGGTGA
- a CDS encoding response regulator transcription factor: MSEERGLVLVVEDEAAIVELERLYLSGAGFGVHVEGDGREALAAVERLRPAAIVLDVGIPGLDGIEVCRALRARDDWTPVIFVTARDDEVDRVLGLELGADDYLTKPFSPRELVARVKGMVRRAAGPVAAPTRTVGGVRIDGARRRVDTDAGRVELTATEFDLLDRLMSQPGRVFTREQLLSSVWGVADYSSSRTVDVHIAQLRVKLGDAAGIVRTVRGVGYSVADEG; the protein is encoded by the coding sequence GTGAGTGAGGAGAGAGGGCTGGTGCTCGTCGTGGAGGACGAGGCCGCCATCGTCGAGCTGGAGCGGCTCTACCTGTCCGGCGCCGGCTTCGGCGTCCACGTCGAGGGCGACGGGCGGGAGGCGCTGGCCGCGGTGGAGCGGCTGCGGCCCGCCGCGATCGTGCTCGACGTCGGGATCCCGGGCCTGGACGGCATCGAGGTCTGCCGCGCCCTCCGCGCCCGTGACGACTGGACGCCCGTGATCTTCGTGACCGCCCGCGACGACGAGGTCGACCGCGTGCTGGGCCTGGAGCTGGGCGCCGACGACTACCTCACCAAGCCGTTCTCACCGCGCGAGCTCGTCGCGCGGGTCAAGGGGATGGTGCGTCGCGCGGCCGGGCCGGTCGCCGCCCCGACGCGCACCGTGGGCGGGGTGCGGATCGACGGGGCACGTCGGCGCGTGGACACCGACGCGGGCCGGGTGGAGCTGACGGCGACCGAGTTCGACCTCCTCGACCGCCTGATGAGCCAGCCCGGCCGGGTCTTCACGCGCGAGCAGCTGCTCTCGTCGGTGTGGGGCGTGGCCGACTACAGCAGCAGCAGGACGGTCGACGTCCACATCGCGCAGCTGCGCGTCAAGCTCGGCGACGCGGCCGGGATCGTGCGCACCGTCCGCGGGGTCGGCTACAGCGTCGCGGACGAGGGTTGA
- a CDS encoding ATP-binding protein: MAARRRLLGSLSARFVLVTFAVALIAVLVTALVAVQVVQTVEQDQARQQLRAQAAALVASGRAAEGRVGVVGDRFAVVSPDGTVTGAARGSVSPEVVRKLHAGKTVSANTTLNGKDAVLVGIPGANGGGIVGVRKVADIAAGDAQLLRGIALALAVGLAVATAAGVLLARLLGRPLRRLAESARSLAGGWRRVPIETQPVAEIEDIAQALRTLDTALATSEDRQREFLLSVSHEIRTPLTAIRGYAEALADGVIPPGDVAEAGRTLSAEAERLRRFLDDLLELARLEADEFTIVPQHFDARDTVTGVVRAWSGAAGGADVGLRSELPDQPIPVLTDEMRLRQVLDGLVENALRVAPAGSEIVITGGRPRPGVVDLAVRDRGPGLTPEDASVAFDRGALHARYRGARPVGTGLGLSIAQTLVGRLGGGIQANPVEGGGAEFRVTLPSSDNS, encoded by the coding sequence GTGGCGGCGCGCAGGCGGCTGCTCGGCTCGCTCAGCGCACGGTTCGTGCTGGTGACGTTCGCGGTGGCCCTGATCGCCGTGCTCGTCACCGCGCTCGTGGCCGTCCAGGTGGTGCAGACGGTCGAGCAGGACCAGGCGCGCCAGCAGCTCCGCGCCCAGGCGGCGGCGCTGGTGGCCTCCGGGCGCGCGGCGGAGGGCCGGGTCGGCGTGGTCGGCGACCGCTTCGCCGTCGTCTCGCCGGACGGCACGGTCACCGGGGCCGCGCGCGGCTCCGTGAGCCCGGAGGTGGTACGGAAGCTCCACGCCGGCAAGACGGTGTCGGCGAACACGACGCTGAACGGCAAGGACGCGGTGCTCGTCGGCATCCCCGGCGCGAACGGCGGCGGGATCGTCGGGGTCCGCAAGGTCGCCGACATCGCGGCGGGCGACGCGCAACTGCTGCGCGGCATCGCCCTCGCGCTCGCCGTCGGCCTCGCGGTCGCCACCGCCGCAGGCGTCCTGCTCGCGCGCCTGCTCGGCCGGCCGCTGCGCCGGCTGGCGGAGAGCGCGAGAAGCCTGGCCGGCGGGTGGCGCCGGGTCCCGATCGAGACGCAGCCGGTCGCGGAGATCGAGGACATCGCCCAGGCGCTGCGCACGCTCGACACCGCGCTGGCGACCAGTGAGGACCGGCAGCGCGAGTTCCTGCTGTCGGTCTCGCACGAGATCCGCACCCCGCTGACGGCCATCCGCGGGTACGCCGAGGCGCTCGCCGACGGCGTGATCCCGCCCGGCGACGTCGCGGAGGCCGGGCGGACGCTGTCCGCGGAGGCGGAGCGGCTGCGGAGGTTCCTCGACGACCTCCTCGAGCTCGCCCGGCTGGAGGCCGACGAGTTCACCATCGTGCCGCAGCACTTCGACGCCCGGGACACCGTGACGGGCGTGGTGCGGGCGTGGTCGGGTGCGGCGGGAGGTGCGGACGTCGGACTGCGCTCCGAGCTGCCGGACCAGCCGATCCCGGTGCTCACCGACGAGATGCGGCTCCGGCAGGTCCTCGACGGGCTGGTCGAGAACGCGCTGCGCGTCGCCCCGGCCGGCTCGGAGATCGTCATCACCGGAGGCCGCCCGCGTCCCGGCGTCGTGGACCTCGCCGTGCGGGACCGCGGGCCGGGACTGACCCCCGAGGACGCCTCCGTGGCGTTCGACCGCGGCGCACTGCACGCCCGCTACCGCGGCGCGAGGCCGGTCGGCACCGGCCTCGGCCTCTCGATCGCCCAGACCCTGGTCGGCCGTCTCGGCGGCGGAATCCAGGCGAATCCCGTGGAGGGCGGCGGCGCCGAGTTCCGGGTGACTTTACCGTCCTCTGACAATTCGTGA
- a CDS encoding DUF1996 domain-containing protein, which translates to MSRLSRLRSPAALLIAFGAALVLAAGAAAATAATVASSAPPRVITTGFPAGGANPGIFTDTCTRSLTAPNDPIMMPGMTGMSMQHDFFGNPAVDASSTAAMLRAGSTTCTTSADASAYWTPVVYQDGRALVPQRTLLYWRTPPAVAASTRTMPEGISLIAGNEIATAPQSTSIVDWTCTTTATDPRPGKAALPHDCPAGSQLRLVIAFPDCWDGRTMDGRDRSGAVYATAAGCPASHPVHIPQLVVHVTYPTASGAGITLSTGPQTQGPPVTGHADFVSGWQQSRMDADVAACDTAQVRCGPVKGADATPQGGKAP; encoded by the coding sequence ATGTCCCGCCTCTCCCGCCTCCGCAGCCCGGCCGCCCTGCTGATCGCCTTCGGCGCGGCCCTCGTCCTGGCCGCCGGCGCCGCGGCCGCGACGGCGGCGACGGTCGCCTCGTCCGCCCCGCCGCGCGTGATCACCACGGGGTTCCCAGCGGGAGGCGCGAACCCCGGCATCTTCACCGACACCTGCACGCGCTCGCTCACGGCGCCGAACGATCCGATCATGATGCCGGGCATGACCGGCATGTCGATGCAGCACGACTTCTTCGGCAACCCCGCGGTCGACGCCTCCTCCACGGCGGCGATGCTGCGGGCCGGCTCGACGACCTGCACGACCTCCGCCGACGCATCGGCGTACTGGACTCCGGTCGTCTATCAGGACGGCCGGGCCCTCGTGCCGCAGCGCACGCTGCTGTACTGGCGCACGCCCCCGGCCGTCGCGGCGTCCACCCGCACCATGCCGGAGGGCATCAGCCTGATCGCCGGCAACGAGATTGCGACGGCACCGCAGAGCACCTCGATCGTGGACTGGACCTGCACGACGACGGCCACGGACCCCCGGCCGGGGAAGGCGGCCCTGCCGCACGACTGCCCGGCCGGCTCGCAGCTCCGCCTGGTCATCGCCTTCCCAGACTGCTGGGACGGCCGCACCATGGACGGCCGCGACCGCTCCGGCGCGGTCTACGCGACCGCCGCGGGATGCCCGGCCTCCCATCCCGTGCACATCCCGCAGCTCGTCGTCCACGTGACGTATCCGACCGCCAGCGGCGCCGGGATCACGCTCTCCACAGGACCGCAGACGCAGGGGCCGCCGGTCACCGGCCACGCCGACTTCGTCAGCGGCTGGCAGCAGAGCCGGATGGACGCGGACGTCGCCGCCTGCGACACGGCCCAGGTGCGCTGCGGACCGGTGAAGGGAGCAGACGCGACGCCGCAGGGCGGAAAAGCACCGTAA